A genome region from Numida meleagris isolate 19003 breed g44 Domestic line chromosome 14, NumMel1.0, whole genome shotgun sequence includes the following:
- the SRRD gene encoding SRR1-like protein, giving the protein MAAAGGWRAASGRRRRRRAEEEGGVAVLRRLRDARDELLSSGFWAASAGAVREPLGSGRAWRCVCYGLGRFAACPAARLQLAFLLLLLEMLEVPPSHCFLFDPAFSELELAALKALGLRLLPENEEGKHHVNGSPTLFYMVHCGKALYNNLLWRNWSVGALSNMVIIGNSFKGIEERLLSRILERDYSYIAKILKGVEEVALPTHPRYSDTFNDTSIHWFPAHKLEGLAAEVWELVEEPTYEECDDLEIIRKGEEGSQHSPATAQP; this is encoded by the exons atggcggcggcgggcgggtGGCGCGCGGCGagcgggcggcggcggaggcggAGAGCGGAGGAGGAGGGCGGCGTCGCGGTGCTGAGGCGGCTGCGGGACGCGCG GGACGAGCTGCTGAGCTCCGGCTTCTGGGCGGCGAGCGCCG GAGCCGTGCGGGAGCCGCTGGGCTCGGGGCGGGCTTGGCGCTGCGTGTGCTACGGGCTGGGGCGGTTCGCTGCCTGCCCCGCCGCCCGGCTGCAGCtggccttcctgctgctgctgctcgaGATGCTGGAG GTGCCACCCAGCCACTGCTTCCTCTTCGACCCGGCCTtctcagagctggagctggcagcactgaaGGCGCTGGGGCTGCGTCTGCTCCCGGAGAACGAG GAGGGCAAGCACCACGTCAATGGGTCTCCTACGCTCTTCTACATGGTGCACTGTGGCAAGGCACTGTACAACAACCTGCTCTGGAGGAACTGGTCTGTCGGGGCTCTGTCCAACATGGTCATCATAGGCAACAGCTTTAAGGGAATCGAGGAGAG gttgCTCTCAAGAATATTGGAGAGAGATTACTCTTACATTGCGAAG ATTTTAAAAGGGGTGGAGGAAGTTGCGCTCCCCACTCACCCTCGCTACTCGGATACCTTTAACGACACTTCCATCCACTGGTTCCCTGCACACAAGCTGGAGGGACTCGCTGCTGAGGTTTGGGAGTTGGTGGAGGAGCCGACTTACGAGGAGTGCGATGACTTGGAGATCATCAggaagggggaggaagggagccagcacagccctgccacagCGCAGCCCTAA
- the TFIP11 gene encoding tuftelin-interacting protein 11 yields MSMSHLYGTDGEDGVEMENFEVSDWDLQNEFNPHRQRHRQTKEEATYGVWAERDSDEERPSFGGKRSRDYSAPVNFISAGLKKSAAEDVSDEDSDEDEKPVKQEEIPKEFVPKKLKTGGNFKPSQKGFVGGTKSFMDFGSWERHTKGIGQKLLQKMGYVPGRGLGKNAQGIINPIEAKQRKGKGAVGAYGSERTSQSLQDFPVVDSEEEAEEEFQKELSQWRKDPNGGKKKPKYSYKTVEELKAKGRINKQLSTPQKELSQVKVIDMTGREQKVYYSYSQISHKHNIPDDNPQQLLGKDSKPQGFALPELEHNLQLLIDITEQEIIQSDRQLQYERDMVVNLTHEIQKMSEILSHEETAISNLSKVLDMVEECERRMQPSCENPLTLDECAKIFETLQDKYYEEYRMSDRVDLAVAIVYPLMKDYFKNWDPLKDCTYGTEIIAKWKSLLENDQLLSHGGQDLSTDAFHRLMWEIWMPYVRNIVAQWQPRNCGSMVDFLDSWVHIIPVWILDNILDQLIFPKLQKEVENWNPLTDTVPIHSWIHPWLPLMQARLEPLYSPIRNKLANALQKWHPSDSSAKLILQPWKDVFTPGSWEAFMVKNIVPKLGMCLNELIINPHQQHMDAFYWVIDWEGMISVSSLVGLLEKHFFPKWLQVLCSWLSNSPNYEEITKWYLGWKSMFSDQVLAHPSIKDKFNEALDIMNRAVSSSVGGYMQPGARENIAYLTHTERRKDFQYEAMQERREAENMAQRGIGMAASSVPMNFKDLIQTKAEEHNIVFMPVIGKRHEGKQLYTFGRIVIYIDRGVVFVQGEKTWVPTSLQSLIDMAK; encoded by the exons ATGTCGATGTCGCACCTGTACGGTACGGACGGGGAGGATGGCGTGGAGATGGAGAACTTCGAGGTGTCGGACTGGGACCTACAGAACGAGTTCAACCCGCACCGGCAGCGGCACCGGCAGACCAAGGAGGAGGCCACCTACGGCGTGTGGGCCGAGCGCGACTCGGACGAGGAGCGGCCCAGCTTCGGCGGCAAGCG CTCTAGGGATTACTCAGCCCCCGTGAACTTCATCAGTGCAGGGCTGAAAAAGTCAGCGGCTGAGGACGTGTCAGATGAGGATTCTGATGAAGATGAGAAGCCCGTTAAGCAGGAGGAAATCCCTAAAGAATTTGTGCCGAAGAAGTTGAAAACA gGTGGAAATTTCAAGCCCAGTCAGAAAGGCTTTGTAGGGGGGACAAAATCTTTCATGGATTTTGGCAGCTGGGAGAGACACACTAAGGGAATTGGGCAGAAACTTCTCCAGAAGATGGGTTATGTCCCTGGAAGAGGTCTTGGAAAGAATGCTCAAG GTATTATCAATCCAATTGAGGCCAagcaaaggaaaggcaaaggaGCTGTGGGAGCATACGGCTCTGAAAGAACCAGTCAGTCTTTGCAGGACTTCCCTGTTGTTGACTCagaagaagaagctgaagag gAATTTCAAAAAGAACTCAGTCAGTGGCGGAAGGATCCTAATGGAGGCAAGAAAAAGCCCAAATATAGCTATAAGACAGTAGAAGAACTGAAAGCCAAGGGTAGGATTAACAAACAGCTTTCAACCCCTCAGAAGGAGCTCTCTCAAGTCAAG GTTATAGATATGACGGGCCGGGAGCAAAAGGTTTATTACAGCTACAGTCAAATTAGCCACAAGCACAATATCCCTGATGACAatcctcagcagctgctgggcaaAGACTCTAAGCCCCAGGGATTCGCCTTGCCTGAGCTGGAGCACAACTTACAGCTTCTCATTGACATCACAGAGCAGGAGATCATCCAGAGCGACCGCCAGCTGCAGTATGAGAGAGACATGGTAGTCAACCTGACCCATGAGATACAGAAGATGTCTGAAATTCTCTCGCATGAGGAGACAGCAATTAGCAATCTCAGCAAAGTCCTGGACATGGTGGAAGAGTGTGAGAGACGGATGCAGCCCAGTTGTGAAAATCCTTTGACCTTGGATGAGTGTGCAAAGATTTTTGAGACGCTTCAAGACAAGTACTACGAAGAGTACAGAATGTCTGATAGGGTAGACTTGGCAGTAGCAATAGTCTATCCTCTCATGAAAGATTACTTCAAGAACTGGGATCCCCTCAAG GACTGTACATATGGCACGGAGATCATAGCCAAGTGGAAGAGCCTTTTGGAAAACGACCAGCTGTTATCACACGGTGGGCAGGACCTATCAACGGATGCTTTTCACAG gctAATGTGGGAAATCTGGATGCCGTATGTCAGAAACATAGTGGCACAGTGGCAGCCAAGGAATTGTGGATCCATGGTGGATTTCCTGGATAGCTGGGTGCACATCATTCCTGTGTGGATACTGGATAACATTCTGGATCAGCTTATCTTCCCCAAGCTACAGAAAGAG GTTGAAAACTGGAATCCTTTGACGGACACAGTCCCAATCCATTCCTGGATCCATCCCTGGCTTCCCCTGATGCAGGCACGATTAGAACCACTCTATTCTCCCATCAGAAACAAGCTGGCGAACGCGCTGCAGAAATGGCATCCCAGTGACTCCTCAGCCAAACTTATCCTTCAGCCCTGGAAGGATGTGTTCACACCTGGCTCGTGGGAGGCTTTCATGGTCAAAAACATTGTGCCTAAACTAG GGATGTGTTTGAACGAGCTCATAATAAACCCTCATCAGCAGCACATGGATGCCTTCTACTGGGTGATCGACTGGGAGGGAATGATTTCTGTCTCCAGTCTTGTTGGGCTGCTGGAGAAACACTTCTTCCCAAAATGGCTGCAG GTGCTGTGTTCTTGGCTTAGTAATAGCCCCAATTACGAAGAGATCACGAAGTGGTACTTGGGCTGGAAGTCCATGTTCTCAGACCAAGTGTTGGCACATCCGTCGATCAAAGACAAATTTAATGAAGCTCTTGATATCATGAACCGGGCTGTCTCTTCCAGTGTCG GTGGCTACATGCAGCCGGGTGCCCGGGAGAACATCGCATACCTCACTCACACGGAGAGGAGAAAAGATTTCCAGTATGAAGCCATGCAGGAGCGGCGAGAGGCTGAGAACATGGCTCAGCGAGGCATAGGCAtggctgccagctctgtgccaaTGAATTTTAAGGACCTAATTCAGACGAAAGCAGAGGAACACAACATTGTTTTCATGCCTGTGATTGGCAAGCGACACGAAGGGAAACAGTTGTATACGTTTGGACGGATTGTGATTTACATTGACAGAGGTGTGGTGTTTGTACAAGGAGAGAAGACCTGGGTGCCAACCTCTCTCCAGAGTCTCATTGATATGGCCAAGTGA
- the TPST2 gene encoding protein-tyrosine sulfotransferase 2 — protein sequence MRVTMRRVLLAVGSVAALMVTLHLGQQVLECQEVLSKRRHGLMRPENEELVMVDSNHVEYRYSKEMPLIFIGGVPRSGTTLMRAMLDAHPEVRCGEETRIIPRVLAMRQAWSKSGREKMRLDEAGVTDQVLDAAMQAFILEVIAKHGEPARYLCNKDPFTLKSSVYLSRLFPNSKFLLMVRDGRASVHSMITRKVTIAGFDLNSYRDCLTKWNKAIEVMYSQCLEIGRSRCLPVYYEQLVLHPEQSMHAIMKFLDISWSDTVLHHEELIGKPGGVSLSKIERSTDQVIKPVNMEALSKWIGHIPGDVLQDMAHIAPMLAKLGYDPYANPPNYGHPDPLVVNNTHRVLKGDYKTPANLKGHLQVTQNTSSSH from the exons ATGCGGGTCACCATGCGGCGGGTGCTGCTGGCGGTGGGCTCGGTGGCGGCCCTGATGGTGACGCTGCACCTCGGCCAGCAGGTGCTGGAGTGCCAGGAAGTGCTGAGCAAGAGGAGGCACGGGCTGATGAGACCCGAGAATGAGGAGCTGGTCATGGTGGACTCCAACCACGTCGAGTACCGTTACAGCAAGGAGATGCCCCTCATCTTCATCGGAGGGGTCCCCCGCAGCGGCACCACGCTGATGAGGGCCATGCTGGATGCCCACCCGGAGGTGCGCTGCGGGGAGGAGACCCGCATCATCCCCCGCGTGCTGGCCATGCGGCAGGCCTGGTCCAAGTCGGGGCGAGAGAAGATGCGTCTGGACGAGGCCGGGGTGACGGACCAGGTGTTGGACGCTGCCATGCAGGCCTTTATCCTGGAGGTGATCGCCAAGCACGGCGAGCCGGCCAGGTATCTGTGTAACAAGGACCCGTTCACCTTGAAGTCCTCTGTCTACCTGTCCAGGTTGTTTCCCAACTCCAAGTTCCTCCTGATGGTTCGAGACGGCCGCGCCTCGGTCCACTCCATGATCACGCGGAAAGTGACAATCGCAGGCTTCGACCTGAACAGCTACCGGGACTGCCTGACCAAGTGGAACAAAGCCATTGAGGTGATGTACTCCCAGTGCCTGGAGATCGGGCGCTCTCGCTGCCTGCCCGTCTACTAcgagcagctggtgctgcaccCCGAGCAGTCCATGCACGCCATCATGAAGTTCCTGGATATCTCGTGGAGCGACACCGTGCTGCACCACGAGGAGCTCATAGGGAAGCCCGGCGGAGTGTCTCTTTCCAA GATAGAAAGATCAACGGACCAGGTTATCAAACCGGTGAACATGGAGGCGTTATCTAAATGGATCGGACACATTCCAGGGGATGTACTCCAGGACATGGCCCACATAGCACCCATGCTCGCCAAGCTTGGCTATGACCCGTACGCCAACCCACCCAACTACGGTCACCCGGACCCTCTCGTTGTCAACAACACGCACAGG GTTTTAAAGGGGGATTATAAAACGCCAGCCAACTTGAAAGGCCATCTGCAG GTGACTCAGAACACATCATCTTCTCACtaa